One Bacillota bacterium genomic region harbors:
- a CDS encoding ribonucleoside triphosphate reductase has product MITLITKRDGRTVAFESMRITNAIAQAFKSTGEAGWADGDAAPAVTQRVVEALENRGVSTPTVEEVQDLVERSLMELGYHQTAKAYILYREQHRQMRELKSLVSCDLVESYLNQADWRVAENANSSFSLQGLNSYISNTAAANFWLERIYPPEVRRAHREGDFHLHDLGYLSVYCVGWDLKQLLEEGFGGVPNQVSSGAPKHFRSALGQMVNFLYTLQGEAAGAQAFSNVDTLLAPFVRADNLSYREVKQAVQEFVFNLNVPTRTGYQTPFTNLTMDLEIPAFMRNEPVSAPGGRGTGFCYGDYQEEVNTINEAFAEVLMEGDACGRGFTFPIPTYNVSPEFDWGGRVAQKLFAVTAKYGTPYFANFVNSDLQPEDVRSMCCRLRIDNKQLLKRGGGLFGASPLTGSIGVVTLNLPRSAYLAKDEQDFFTRLAHLASIAVISLEIKRRILERLTGNGLYPYSRHYLRGVKERTGSYWTNHFATIGLVGAAEAAKNLLGKTIHEPKGREFAERILTFLRKFLVGVQERTDNLYNLEATPAEGCAHRLARIDKKEFPGLEVANEDEWRRGAAPYYTNSTQLPVYETDDVFTMLEHQESLQTLYTGGTVAHIFLGEALPDPESCASLVKKVTNSYRLPYVSVTPTYSVCASHGYVSGEAWQCPRCGGATEVYSRIVGYYRPVSRWNEGKKAEYSQRRVFLER; this is encoded by the coding sequence ATGATTACATTGATCACAAAGCGCGATGGACGCACCGTGGCTTTCGAAAGTATGCGCATCACCAACGCCATCGCCCAGGCTTTCAAGTCTACGGGAGAAGCCGGATGGGCGGACGGCGACGCTGCACCGGCGGTAACGCAGCGTGTCGTTGAAGCTTTGGAGAACCGGGGCGTTAGCACTCCCACCGTTGAAGAAGTACAGGACCTGGTGGAAAGAAGCCTGATGGAGCTTGGTTACCATCAGACCGCCAAGGCCTATATCCTGTATCGCGAACAGCACCGTCAGATGCGCGAGCTAAAGTCCTTGGTAAGCTGTGATTTGGTGGAATCCTATCTCAACCAGGCGGATTGGCGCGTGGCTGAAAACGCCAACTCATCCTTCTCCTTACAGGGTCTGAACAGCTACATCTCCAATACCGCTGCGGCCAATTTCTGGCTGGAACGCATCTACCCCCCCGAAGTACGCCGGGCCCACCGCGAAGGCGATTTTCACCTCCATGACCTCGGTTACCTGAGCGTCTACTGCGTGGGGTGGGATCTTAAGCAGCTCCTGGAAGAAGGTTTCGGCGGGGTACCCAACCAGGTGTCGTCGGGTGCGCCCAAACACTTCCGTTCGGCCTTGGGCCAGATGGTCAACTTCCTGTATACGCTTCAAGGAGAGGCGGCGGGGGCCCAGGCTTTCTCCAACGTCGACACGCTTCTCGCCCCCTTCGTCCGCGCCGACAACCTGAGCTACAGGGAAGTGAAACAGGCCGTCCAGGAGTTTGTTTTCAATCTGAACGTACCCACCCGGACGGGCTACCAGACGCCGTTTACCAACCTTACCATGGACCTGGAAATCCCCGCCTTCATGCGGAACGAACCTGTTTCCGCGCCGGGTGGCCGGGGAACGGGTTTTTGTTACGGCGACTATCAGGAAGAAGTGAATACCATCAACGAGGCGTTTGCCGAGGTGCTGATGGAGGGCGACGCCTGCGGGCGGGGATTCACCTTTCCCATTCCGACCTACAATGTTTCACCGGAATTCGACTGGGGAGGTCGCGTGGCCCAAAAGCTCTTCGCCGTAACGGCGAAATACGGAACACCCTATTTCGCCAACTTCGTCAACTCCGATCTTCAGCCGGAAGACGTACGGTCCATGTGTTGCCGCCTGCGCATTGACAACAAACAGCTTTTAAAGCGGGGAGGGGGACTGTTCGGCGCCAGCCCCCTGACCGGTTCCATCGGGGTGGTGACCTTAAACCTGCCGCGGTCGGCCTATCTGGCCAAGGACGAACAGGACTTCTTCACCCGGCTGGCGCATCTGGCTTCCATCGCCGTCATCTCCCTGGAAATCAAGCGCCGCATTCTGGAAAGGCTGACCGGGAACGGACTCTACCCTTACTCGCGTCATTACCTGCGGGGAGTGAAAGAGAGAACGGGGAGTTACTGGACCAACCACTTTGCCACCATCGGGTTGGTGGGCGCCGCCGAAGCGGCCAAAAACCTGCTCGGCAAAACCATCCATGAACCGAAAGGCCGAGAGTTTGCCGAACGCATTCTCACTTTCCTGCGAAAGTTCCTGGTGGGGGTCCAGGAACGCACGGACAATCTTTACAACCTGGAAGCCACCCCGGCCGAGGGTTGTGCCCACCGTCTCGCCCGCATCGACAAGAAAGAGTTTCCGGGCCTTGAGGTCGCGAACGAAGACGAATGGAGGCGGGGCGCGGCGCCGTACTACACAAACTCCACCCAATTGCCGGTTTACGAAACCGATGACGTGTTTACCATGCTTGAACACCAGGAGTCGCTGCAAACGCTGTACACGGGCGGAACGGTGGCGCACATCTTTCTGGGCGAAGCCCTGCCCGATCCCGAAAGTTGCGCCTCGCTCGTCAAAAAAGTGACCAACAGTTACCGCCTGCCCTATGT
- the glnA gene encoding type I glutamate--ammonia ligase, with the protein METAAKQEILEKARRLGVKFVRLQFTDIMGVLKNIAIPVDQLDKALDGELMFDGSSIHGFARIEESDMYLRPDPNTFVIFPWRPRDGAVARLICDVYNPDGTPFAGCPRNCLRRVLDRAKQMGYTMHAGPEMEFFLFHVDADGKPLLETHDKAGYFDLSPVDKGENARREMVMALQEMGFEIETSHHEVAPGQHEIDFKHSDALSIADKIVTFKFVVRTLAQRHGLHATFMPKPVYGINGSGMHMNQSLFRGEENAFHDPAKPDGLSAEAYYYIGGLLKHARSMTAITNSTVNSYKRLVPGYEAPVYVAWAEGNRSALIRIPQKRGLSTRVELRNPDPACNPYLALTVNLAAGLEGITEKIDPPPRFPINIYHITDAERAQRGITSLPGSLEEALGELKADPVLREALGEHIYTKFTEAKTAEWNEYRIQITPWEVDRYLVNY; encoded by the coding sequence GTGGAAACTGCGGCTAAGCAGGAAATTCTGGAGAAGGCCAGGCGGCTCGGGGTCAAGTTTGTCCGGTTGCAGTTCACCGACATCATGGGTGTGTTGAAGAATATCGCCATCCCGGTTGATCAGCTTGACAAGGCCCTGGACGGTGAGCTGATGTTTGACGGGTCTTCGATTCACGGTTTTGCCCGGATTGAGGAATCGGATATGTATCTGCGCCCGGACCCGAACACCTTCGTGATCTTCCCCTGGCGGCCCCGGGACGGCGCGGTGGCGCGCCTGATTTGCGACGTCTACAATCCCGACGGCACGCCGTTCGCCGGCTGCCCGCGAAACTGCCTGCGCCGGGTGTTGGACCGGGCCAAGCAGATGGGATACACCATGCACGCCGGGCCGGAGATGGAGTTCTTCCTGTTTCACGTGGACGCCGACGGCAAGCCTTTGCTGGAGACCCACGACAAGGCCGGCTACTTCGACCTGTCCCCGGTCGACAAGGGCGAGAACGCCCGGCGGGAGATGGTGATGGCGCTGCAGGAGATGGGCTTTGAGATTGAAACCTCGCACCACGAAGTGGCGCCCGGACAGCACGAGATCGACTTCAAGCACTCGGACGCGCTTTCCATCGCCGACAAAATCGTCACCTTCAAGTTCGTGGTCCGGACGTTGGCGCAGCGTCACGGTCTGCACGCGACCTTTATGCCCAAGCCGGTTTACGGGATCAACGGTTCCGGGATGCACATGAACCAGTCCCTGTTCCGGGGCGAGGAAAACGCGTTCCACGATCCGGCGAAGCCTGACGGCCTGAGCGCCGAGGCTTACTACTACATCGGCGGGCTCCTGAAGCACGCCCGGTCGATGACGGCGATCACCAACTCGACGGTGAATTCCTACAAGCGGCTGGTACCGGGCTACGAAGCGCCGGTGTACGTGGCTTGGGCCGAAGGGAACCGCAGCGCGCTCATCCGGATACCGCAGAAGAGGGGCTTATCCACCCGCGTGGAACTGCGCAACCCGGACCCGGCCTGCAACCCCTACCTGGCGCTGACGGTGAACCTGGCGGCCGGCCTGGAGGGGATCACGGAAAAGATCGACCCGCCGCCGCGGTTCCCGATCAATATCTACCACATCACCGACGCGGAACGGGCACAGCGGGGCATCACCAGCCTGCCGGGCAGCCTGGAGGAAGCGCTCGGTGAACTAAAGGCCGACCCGGTGCTGCGTGAGGCTCTGGGCGAGCACATTTACACCAAGTTCACCGAGGCCAAGACGGCGGAGTGGAACGAGTACCGGATTCAGATCACGCCGTGGGAAGTAGACCGCTACCTGGTCAACTACTAG
- a CDS encoding type II toxin-antitoxin system VapC family toxin — protein MVLVDTSVWVAHLRDGNSGLEKLLIKGHALTHAFIAGELACGNLRNRAEILSCLDALPKAVHAEHQEIMTFIENHRLMGKGLGYIDMHLLASAMLTNVPLWTLDKKMSETASLLGVSHTMNQ, from the coding sequence ATGGTCCTTGTCGATACATCGGTATGGGTGGCTCATCTCCGCGATGGAAATAGTGGCCTTGAAAAGCTGTTAATCAAAGGACATGCCCTGACCCACGCTTTCATTGCCGGTGAGCTCGCCTGTGGAAATCTCAGGAACAGGGCGGAAATTCTCTCGTGCCTGGACGCGCTTCCCAAGGCCGTCCATGCGGAACATCAGGAAATTATGACTTTTATCGAAAATCATCGTCTGATGGGGAAGGGGCTGGGTTACATCGACATGCATCTGCTGGCTTCCGCGATGCTGACAAATGTCCCGCTGTGGACGCTTGACAAAAAAATGAGCGAAACAGCTTCTTTGCTTGGGGTATCACATACCATGAACCAATGA
- the metE gene encoding 5-methyltetrahydropteroyltriglutamate--homocysteine S-methyltransferase, which produces MLVSNLGYPRMGRERTLKRLLEAYWGKALDEEGLLAGAARLEEAHWRHQVRLGVELVPVGDLSLYDHVLDTTVMFGLVPERFEEAGDSLSLYFAMARGGPNALACAMRKWFNTNYHYLVPEWERKPVLVKNLPLHAYLRAKDILNGNAKPVLLGPFTFVKLSKNAPNWRRALHELSPLYTQIMRELDAAGATWVQVDEPSLILDLTEEETKALTDIYREMTEGLRGLRIMLQTYFGGLGRYAWLAALPVGGLGLDFVHGYPENIANLQRHGFPPDKRLGVGIVDGRNIWRTDLRQKLDLLHRVCFHVPATSIWLQPSCSLLHLPVSTADESHLPSALCRGIAFADERLAELRTLARAVREGETAVAAELAAADQAQRALAELSGRVSPAVRKRVLALKETDFQRAAPYAERRRPQSRRLALPLFPTTTVGSFPQTSEVRAARARRRRDELGEEHYEALIRDLIAEWIGIQEQLGLDVLVHGEFERNDMVEYFAAKLRGFAVTTNAWVQSYGSRCVKPPILYGDVYRDTPLTLAETLYAQSLTPRPVKGILTGPVTMLNWSFIREDLQSEQIAYQVALAIRDEIADLERAGLAVVQVDEPALREGLPLKTEERASYLSWAVSAFRLATGGARPDTQIHTHMCYVEFGDILEAIEAMDADVISIETARRGGFLEVFKRSAYQRDIGLGVYDVHSPRVPEVGEMERVIRQALLVLHPEQLWVNPDCGLKTRQQKEVTAALEKMIEAARRLRTEYRPD; this is translated from the coding sequence ATGCTGGTCAGTAACCTCGGCTACCCCCGCATGGGACGGGAACGCACTTTAAAAAGACTTCTGGAGGCCTATTGGGGAAAAGCACTGGATGAGGAGGGCCTGCTCGCCGGTGCGGCCCGCCTCGAGGAAGCGCACTGGCGTCATCAGGTCCGCCTGGGCGTGGAACTGGTCCCCGTGGGTGACCTGTCGCTTTACGATCACGTTCTGGATACCACCGTGATGTTCGGACTCGTGCCGGAGCGGTTTGAAGAAGCCGGCGACAGCTTATCCCTTTACTTCGCGATGGCGCGCGGTGGTCCCAACGCGCTGGCGTGCGCCATGCGTAAGTGGTTCAACACCAACTATCATTACCTCGTCCCCGAGTGGGAAAGGAAGCCCGTCCTTGTCAAGAACCTGCCGCTCCATGCCTACCTGCGGGCCAAGGACATTCTGAACGGCAACGCCAAACCGGTGTTGTTGGGCCCGTTCACTTTTGTCAAGTTGTCCAAGAACGCTCCGAATTGGCGGCGGGCGCTTCATGAGCTAAGCCCCCTTTACACACAGATCATGCGTGAGTTGGATGCGGCCGGCGCAACCTGGGTGCAGGTGGATGAGCCGTCGCTGATTCTCGACCTGACCGAAGAGGAGACAAAAGCCCTGACCGACATATACCGGGAGATGACCGAGGGCTTGCGCGGGCTGAGGATAATGCTCCAGACATACTTCGGCGGCCTGGGCCGGTATGCGTGGCTGGCGGCATTGCCGGTCGGCGGGTTGGGGCTTGATTTCGTCCACGGTTATCCGGAGAACATCGCCAACTTGCAGCGGCACGGTTTTCCCCCGGATAAACGGCTCGGCGTAGGGATCGTTGACGGCCGCAACATCTGGCGCACCGACCTGAGGCAAAAATTGGATTTGCTGCACAGAGTGTGTTTTCACGTACCCGCGACAAGCATCTGGCTGCAACCTTCGTGCAGCCTGCTTCACCTCCCCGTAAGCACTGCCGATGAATCTCATCTGCCTTCGGCCTTGTGTCGCGGTATTGCTTTTGCCGATGAGCGGCTGGCCGAATTGCGCACCCTTGCCCGGGCGGTGAGGGAAGGTGAGACTGCGGTGGCGGCGGAACTGGCGGCTGCCGACCAGGCACAGCGGGCTCTGGCGGAGCTGAGCGGCCGGGTGTCGCCCGCCGTCAGGAAGCGTGTCTTGGCTCTCAAGGAGACTGATTTCCAGCGGGCCGCCCCGTACGCCGAACGCCGGAGACCGCAGTCCCGCCGTCTTGCCCTTCCCTTGTTCCCCACGACTACGGTCGGTAGTTTTCCCCAGACGTCGGAGGTGCGGGCGGCACGAGCGCGGCGGCGGCGGGATGAACTGGGCGAGGAACATTATGAGGCCCTTATCAGGGATCTAATCGCCGAATGGATCGGAATTCAGGAGCAATTGGGTCTGGACGTGCTGGTGCATGGTGAGTTTGAACGTAACGACATGGTCGAATATTTCGCCGCCAAGCTGCGAGGGTTTGCCGTAACCACCAACGCCTGGGTGCAGTCCTATGGTTCGCGCTGTGTCAAACCGCCGATTCTATACGGCGACGTATATCGCGATACGCCGCTGACTCTGGCGGAGACCCTCTACGCGCAATCGCTGACACCGCGACCGGTGAAAGGCATCCTTACCGGACCGGTGACCATGCTTAACTGGTCGTTTATACGTGAGGATCTCCAGTCGGAACAGATAGCTTACCAGGTGGCTCTTGCCATTCGCGACGAGATCGCCGATCTGGAAAGGGCCGGCTTGGCGGTTGTACAGGTCGATGAGCCCGCCCTGCGTGAAGGACTCCCGCTTAAGACCGAAGAGAGGGCGTCCTACCTGTCCTGGGCGGTAAGCGCCTTCAGGTTGGCCACCGGAGGCGCGCGTCCCGACACCCAGATTCATACCCACATGTGTTATGTTGAATTCGGCGATATCCTGGAGGCCATCGAGGCTATGGACGCCGATGTGATCTCCATCGAGACCGCCCGCCGGGGTGGTTTCCTCGAAGTCTTCAAACGCTCCGCCTACCAACGGGATATCGGCCTCGGCGTGTACGATGTTCACAGCCCCCGCGTACCGGAAGTGGGAGAAATGGAACGCGTCATCAGGCAGGCCTTGCTGGTGTTACACCCCGAGCAACTATGGGTTAACCCGGATTGCGGCCTGAAAACCCGACAGCAGAAAGAGGTAACGGCGGCACTCGAAAAAATGATTGAAGCAGCACGACGCTTGCGCACGGAGTATCGTCCCGACTGA
- a CDS encoding glutamine amidotransferase family protein translates to MREGMVRIPSGCAISGIMSTKGIRFNGEAITRSIACMHERSNGLGGGFAAYGIYPEYRDLYALHLMYETPQARVDTEENLRSHFNVAQSEPIPTRPLPEIGEAPLLWRYFVRPVREDGASGLWEDDDYVTTFVMTVNREVPGAFVFSSGKNMGVFKGVGYPEDIARYYRLEEYEGYMWVAHGRFPTNTPGWWGGAHPLGVLDWSVVHNGEISSYGINKRYLEMFGYCLELQTDTEVIAYLFDLLHRRHGIPLDLVCRALAPPFWKAIDRMDDRERELYTALRRVYGPAMLNGPFSVIVAFQGAMVGLNDRIKLRPMVTGKKGDLILMGSEESAIRVIAGDLDEVGSIRAGEMAVARLEEGVVA, encoded by the coding sequence ATGCGGGAAGGAATGGTGCGGATTCCTTCGGGTTGCGCGATCTCCGGCATTATGAGCACGAAGGGAATCCGTTTCAACGGCGAGGCCATTACCAGATCTATCGCCTGCATGCACGAGCGTTCCAACGGTTTGGGGGGCGGGTTTGCCGCCTACGGGATCTATCCTGAGTACCGTGACCTTTACGCCCTGCATTTGATGTATGAAACCCCGCAGGCGCGCGTGGACACCGAGGAAAACCTGCGCAGCCATTTCAACGTGGCCCAGTCCGAACCGATCCCGACGCGGCCGTTGCCCGAGATCGGGGAGGCGCCCTTGTTGTGGCGTTATTTTGTCCGCCCCGTGCGGGAAGACGGGGCGAGCGGGCTTTGGGAGGACGACGACTACGTCACCACCTTCGTGATGACGGTGAACCGGGAGGTTCCCGGCGCGTTCGTGTTTTCGTCCGGCAAGAACATGGGCGTATTCAAGGGCGTGGGCTACCCCGAGGACATCGCCCGCTATTACCGTCTGGAGGAGTACGAAGGCTACATGTGGGTGGCGCACGGCCGCTTCCCGACCAACACCCCGGGCTGGTGGGGCGGGGCCCACCCGCTGGGGGTGCTCGACTGGTCGGTGGTCCACAACGGGGAAATCTCCTCCTACGGCATCAACAAGCGCTACCTGGAAATGTTCGGCTACTGCCTGGAACTGCAGACCGACACCGAGGTGATCGCCTACCTGTTCGACCTTTTGCACCGGCGCCACGGCATCCCTCTGGACCTGGTGTGCCGGGCCCTGGCGCCGCCTTTTTGGAAGGCCATCGACCGGATGGACGACCGCGAGCGGGAACTTTATACCGCCCTGCGCCGGGTTTACGGCCCGGCGATGTTAAACGGCCCGTTCAGCGTGATTGTGGCCTTTCAGGGCGCCATGGTCGGCCTCAACGACCGGATCAAGCTGCGGCCCATGGTGACCGGCAAAAAGGGGGACCTCATCCTGATGGGCAGCGAGGAAAGCGCCATCCGGGTGATTGCCGGGGACCTGGACGAAGTGGGGAGCATCCGGGCCGGAGAAATGGCCGTCGCCCGGCTGGAAGAAGGGGTGGTCGCATGA
- a CDS encoding ANTAR domain-containing protein, with protein MALQERVILVDPDTHGRTNIKGMLSQAEYLVIGEAEDGITALKMIRDRQPDLVLAEVSLPGVSGLELARIVHDDRLAPVILISGAFGREMMARVREVRAAGFLSKPVDEVSLLAVVEVALAHYAEVLELEQKLVKLKEELDTRKVVERAKGILMSQFGLTEAEAFRRIQKQSMNRRLSMRAVAEAIILAHNV; from the coding sequence TTGGCACTGCAGGAACGGGTGATCCTGGTGGACCCGGATACGCACGGCCGAACCAACATCAAGGGGATGCTCAGCCAGGCGGAGTACCTGGTGATCGGCGAAGCCGAGGACGGCATCACGGCCCTGAAGATGATCCGTGACCGGCAACCCGACCTGGTGTTGGCGGAGGTCTCGCTGCCGGGAGTCAGCGGCCTGGAATTGGCCCGCATCGTGCACGACGACCGCCTGGCCCCGGTCATCCTGATCTCCGGCGCCTTCGGCCGGGAGATGATGGCCCGCGTCCGGGAGGTGCGGGCGGCCGGTTTCCTGTCCAAGCCGGTGGACGAAGTCAGCCTGCTGGCCGTGGTCGAGGTGGCCCTGGCCCACTACGCCGAGGTGCTGGAGTTGGAGCAGAAACTGGTGAAACTGAAAGAGGAACTGGACACCAGGAAGGTGGTGGAGCGGGCCAAGGGCATCCTAATGTCCCAGTTCGGGCTCACGGAGGCCGAGGCTTTCCGGCGGATCCAGAAGCAGAGTATGAACCGGCGCCTCTCCATGCGGGCGGTGGCCGAGGCGATCATCCTGGCGCACAACGTCTGA
- a CDS encoding type II toxin-antitoxin system VapB family antitoxin, whose product MRTTLHIDDELLKKAKELTGITEKTSLVRLGLEALIALESGKRLARLGGTEKTLETITRRRPGEA is encoded by the coding sequence ATGAGAACAACCTTGCATATTGACGACGAATTGCTTAAGAAGGCTAAGGAGTTAACCGGCATCACTGAGAAGACTTCTTTGGTCAGGCTTGGGCTGGAAGCGTTAATCGCCCTGGAAAGCGGCAAGCGCCTGGCCAGGCTTGGGGGGACCGAAAAAACGCTGGAAACGATCACCCGCAGAAGACCTGGTGAAGCTTAG
- a CDS encoding glutamate synthase-related protein gives MSNYLPPEYLVRIDEGRCRRCGECVRGCGFGTLAFAHGAWRDAMGVFKHGQGDLQQVLARIRENVTDRVVADHHKCVQCHYCVSHCPEGAVSVQPNPLAYRGNHHWRPEYLKNIWRQANTGGMVLTGAGNDKAYFSYFDHMVLDACQVTNPSIDPLREPMELRTYLGARPDGLELEPGPGPGGAVLKTRLAPAVRLDTPLVFPAMSYGAISLNAQKALARAAKACGVVMNTGEGGMHEDLYPFADWMIVQVASGRFGVNPGYLRRGAAVEIKIGQGAKPGIGGHLPGEKVDEGVSQTRMIPVGSDALSPAPHHDIYSIEDLSQLIYALKEATEYTKPVSVKIAAVHNVAAIASGVARAGADIITVDGFRGGTGATPLAIRDHVGIPVEMALAAVDDRLRQEGIRNHVSLVVSGGIRHSGDVAKAIALGADAVAIGTAALIAMGCRLCQKCYTGNCSWGITTQKPHLTQRLDPDRAAENLTNLIRGWSLELKEILGALGLNAVESLRGSRLRLRGVGLQESDLRVLGIKNAGM, from the coding sequence ATGAGCAACTACCTGCCGCCCGAATACCTGGTGCGCATTGACGAGGGCCGCTGCCGGCGCTGCGGGGAGTGTGTCCGCGGGTGCGGCTTCGGGACCTTGGCGTTCGCGCACGGTGCCTGGAGAGACGCCATGGGCGTTTTCAAGCACGGTCAGGGCGACTTGCAGCAAGTGCTCGCCCGGATCAGGGAAAACGTTACCGACCGGGTGGTCGCCGACCACCACAAGTGTGTGCAGTGCCACTACTGCGTGAGCCACTGTCCGGAGGGCGCCGTCAGCGTCCAACCGAACCCCCTGGCCTACCGGGGGAACCATCACTGGCGGCCGGAATACCTGAAAAACATCTGGCGGCAAGCAAACACCGGCGGCATGGTGTTGACCGGCGCCGGCAACGACAAGGCCTACTTCAGCTACTTTGACCACATGGTGCTGGACGCCTGTCAGGTGACCAACCCGTCCATCGACCCCCTGCGGGAGCCGATGGAGCTGCGGACCTACCTGGGGGCGCGGCCGGACGGGCTTGAACTCGAACCGGGGCCGGGGCCCGGGGGGGCCGTGCTCAAAACCAGGCTCGCCCCGGCGGTCCGCCTGGACACCCCGCTGGTCTTCCCGGCCATGTCCTACGGGGCGATCAGCCTGAACGCCCAAAAGGCGCTGGCCCGGGCCGCCAAGGCTTGCGGCGTCGTGATGAACACCGGCGAGGGCGGCATGCACGAGGACCTTTACCCCTTCGCCGATTGGATGATCGTCCAGGTGGCCTCGGGCCGCTTCGGGGTCAACCCGGGTTACCTGCGGCGCGGCGCCGCGGTGGAGATCAAGATCGGGCAGGGGGCCAAGCCGGGCATCGGGGGGCATCTTCCCGGGGAGAAAGTGGACGAGGGCGTGTCCCAGACCCGGATGATCCCGGTGGGCAGCGACGCCCTGTCCCCGGCGCCGCACCACGACATATACTCCATCGAGGACCTGTCCCAGCTGATCTACGCCCTGAAGGAGGCCACCGAGTACACGAAGCCGGTGTCGGTGAAGATCGCGGCGGTGCACAACGTGGCCGCCATCGCCTCCGGCGTCGCCCGGGCCGGGGCCGACATCATCACGGTCGACGGGTTCCGGGGCGGCACGGGGGCCACGCCGCTGGCCATCCGGGACCACGTCGGGATTCCGGTCGAGATGGCGCTCGCCGCGGTCGACGACCGGCTGCGCCAGGAGGGCATCAGAAACCACGTTTCGCTGGTGGTTTCCGGCGGCATCCGCCACAGCGGGGACGTGGCCAAGGCAATCGCCCTGGGGGCCGACGCGGTGGCGATCGGCACGGCCGCCCTGATCGCCATGGGCTGCCGTCTCTGCCAGAAGTGCTATACGGGCAACTGCAGCTGGGGGATCACCACCCAGAAACCCCATTTGACCCAACGGCTTGACCCGGACCGGGCGGCCGAGAACCTGACCAACCTGATCCGGGGCTGGTCGCTGGAACTAAAGGAGATCTTGGGGGCGCTCGGGCTCAACGCTGTGGAAAGCCTGCGGGGCAGCCGGCTCCGGCTGCGCGGCGTCGGCCTGCAGGAAAGCGACCTGCGGGTGCTGGGGATCAAGAATGCGGGCATGTAA